The following are encoded in a window of Drosophila simulans strain w501 chromosome 3L, Prin_Dsim_3.1, whole genome shotgun sequence genomic DNA:
- the LOC6736926 gene encoding luciferin 4-monooxygenase: protein MEVKQKLLNATCTYDDKLKIWSGRKAQSLFSPDLSIGEIIFGEMVNHPKLIAQISITEDTVLTREELHMNAMRVASYMRNMGLGQTDIVGVMGRHTTHLSAVAYACFFNGTPFHALHNAYEEACIAKLFGLTKPRLIFCDGDEYEKVKSATKDLQVTIVTMRNHPRGSVRIQEVLTTPVMQNFQPVRLKDGIDHTLAILSSSGTSGFPKAVTISNSHKIIVDYMAINNSNIQYTSSTLDWFSGLLMAIISGVFSTTSIIADCDFNPGLFCRAIGKYRISMVLLSSSYLAMFANSPEFQSADLSSLKYVFFGGSSCSLEVQRKVRSRLSHDCLNFCYGLTELNSAGSVNVNFDEKPNSVGRPIRGIQIKILDEQGEAQGPNVVGEICFNNGQKWLGYYQNPDETRKIQDSENWIHTGDLGYVDEDGYLFVIDRLKDMLKYQNIMYYPSEIENVIAEMPNVLEACVFGIWDPVNGDEAAASVVKKPGTQLEAQDVVDFVRKRITAKFKQLNGGALIVDQIVGCGNRKTNRSAVKEHFINNYNNN from the exons ATggaagtaaaacaaaaactgttgAACGCGACGTGCACTTATGATGATAAACTCAAGATCTGGAGTGGTCGTAAAGCACAGAGCTTATTCTCGCCAGATCTGTCCATCGGAGAGATTATCTTTGGGGAAATGGTAAACCATCCGAAGCTCATTGCCCAG ATCTCGATCACGGAGGACACTGTACTGACCCGTGAAGAACTTCATATGAATGCGATGCGTGTGGCAAGTTATATGAGGAATATGGGCTTGGGGCAAACGGATATAGTGGGTGTCATGGGCAGACACACGACTCACTTATCAGCTGTGGCATATGCATGTTTCTTCAACGGAACCCCCTTCCACGCCCTTCACAATGCCTACGAAGAGGCATGCATCGCTAAACTTTTTGGACTCACGAAACCCCGTTTGATTTTCTGCGATGGTGATGAGTACGAAAAGGTTAAGTCAGCAACCAAGGACCTTCAGGTAACGATAGTCACCATGCGGAATCATCCGAGGGGATCAGTGAGGATCCAGGAGGTTCTGACCACTCCAGTGATGCAGAACTTTCAACCAGTTCGTCTCAAAGATGGCATCGATCACACTCTGGCCATTCTCAGTTCTTCCGGCACCTCCGGTTTTCCAAAGGCAGTTACCATCAGCAATAGTCACAAGATCATTGTGGACTACAT GGCAATTAATAACTCCAATATTCAGTATACGTCGAGCACCCTGGACTGGTTCTCGGGTCTTCTGATGGCCATCATCTCTGGTGTGTTCAGTACCACTAGTATTATTGCGGACTGTGACTTTAATCCTGGTCTATTTTGTCGCGCCATTGGAAAGTATAGGATCTCGATGGTGCTTTTAAGTAGCTCCTACCTAGCCATGTTTGCCAACAGCCCAGAGTTCCAATCGGCTGATCTATCTTCATTAAAATACGTGTTTTTTGGAGGATCAAGCTGTTCTCTAGAAGTTCAGCGTAAAGTTCGTAGCCGTCTTAGCCACGATTGCCTAAATTTTTGCTACGGCCTAACTGAGCTCAACAGTGCGGGCAGCGTTAACGTAAATTTCGATGAGAAACCCAATTCAGTGGGTCGTCCGATTAGGGGTATACAAATTAAGATATTAGACGAGCAGGGTGAAGCTCAAGGACCCAATGTCGTGGGAGAGATATGCTTCAACAATGGTCAAAAATGGTTGGGTTACTACCAAAATCCCGATGAAACCAGGAAAATTCAAGACTCTGAGAACTGGATTCACACAGGGGACCTGGGCTATGTGGATGAGGATGGATATCTATTTGTTATCGATCGCCTAAAGGATATGCTGAAGTATCAGAACATAATGTATTATCCCAGTGAGATTGAGAATGTCATCGCCGAAATGCCGAATGTGCTCGAGGCTTGTGTGTTTGGCATTTGGGATCCGGTAAATGGAGatgaagcagcagcatcggTGGTCAAGAAACCGGGTACCCAACTGGAAGCCCAGGATGTAGTGGACTTCGTAAGGAAGCGCATAACTGCCAAGTTTAAGCAGCTAAACGGTGGAGCTTTAATTGTAGATCAAATTGTGGGATGTGGTAACAGAAAAACCAACAGATCGGCTGTGAAAGAAcactttataaataattataacaataaCTAG
- the LOC6736925 gene encoding 4-coumarate--CoA ligase 1 — MGELQAGKSPFKTRNTYDENLKIWSGGEKRSLFSPDLSIGEIIFQQMERNPMLTAQISVTENTELTWKDIHTNAMKVASYMRKLGLEQGDFVGVVGRLTTHLTALAYACFFNGTPYHALHTEYEQSAIERLFGITKPRLIFCDGDEFEKVQAATKGLQVQIVTMRNHPVGTLRIQDILTTPVDTNFRPVRLKDGTDQLLAILSSSGTSGLPKAVTISNSHQIIGSFLPVDSSIIQYNPNTLDWASGITMTINAAVFSLTSIIEDCDFDPANLCGLIEKYKISMVFVSSSQLAMLSNCPEFYAADLSSVKYFFYGGSNCSLEAQNKIRSRLSNDCVNFSYTLTELNSTGCLNFNFDEKPNSVGRPVRGIQIKIVNELGEAQGPNVVGEICFNNGQKWSGYYKSAEETKKMQDSGNWFHTGDLGYMDEDGYLFIIDRLKDMLKYQTIMYYPSEIESVIAEMPNVVEACVFGIWDPVNGDKAAASVVKKPGTQLEAQDVVEHVRKRIPAKFKQLNGGALIVDHIIQSGNRKPNRAATKAEFLRIMDKN, encoded by the exons ATGGGTGAATTGCAAGCAGGAAAATCACCCTTTAAGACAAGAAACACCTATGatgaaaacttaaaaatctGGAGTGGTGGCGAAAAGCGCAGTTTATTCTCCCCAGATTTGTCCATCGGAGAGATTATCTTTCAACAAATGGAGCGCAATCCTATGCTCACTGCCCAG ATTTCAGTTACAGAAAACACTGAGCTGACCTGGAAAGATATTCATACAAACGCGATGAAGGTGGCCAGTTATATGCGTAAACTGGGCCTGGAACAAGGTGACTTTGTGGGAGTCGTCGGCAGGTTGACCACCCACTTGACTGCTCTGGCCTATGCCTGTTTCTTTAATGGAACACCTTATCATGCTCTACACACCGAATACGAACAATCTGCCATCGAGAGACTGTTCGGAATAACCAAGCCACGCTTAATCTTCTGTGATGGAGATGAGTTTGAGAAAGTTCAAGCAGCCACCAAAGGCCTTCAGGTACAAATTGTAACCATGCGCAATCACCCGGTAGGAACACTTAGAATCCAGGATATTTTAACCACTCCCGTGGATACGAACTTCCGGCCAGTGCGTCTGAAAGACGGCACTGATCAACTACTGGCCATTCTGAGCTCTTCGGGAACCTCCGGCCTTCCAAAGGCAGTCACCATTAGCAATAGTCACCAGATTATTGGGAGTTTTCT ACCCGTGGATAGCTCGATTATTCAGTATAACCCAAACACCTTAGATTGGGCATCAGGCATCACGATGACCATCAATGCAGCCGTGTTTAGCTTGACTAGTATAATAGAAGACTGTGACTTTGATCCTGCCAATTTGTGTGGCCTAATTGAGAAGTACAAAATATCGATGGTGTTCGTAAGTTCCTCGCAATTGGCGATGCTGTCCAATTGCCCGGAATTCTATGCGGCGGACCTATCATCCGTGAAGTATTTCTTTTACGGCGGATCAAACTGCTCACTGGAAGCCCAGAACAAAATTCGCAGCCGTCTAAGCAACGATTGTGTAAATTTCAGTTATACACTAACCGAGTTGAACAGCACCGGATGCCTAAACTTCAACTTCGATGAGAAACCCAATTCAGTGGGTCGTCCGGTTAGAGGTATTCAAATTAAGATAGTCAACGAGCTGGGGGAAGCACAGGGACCCAATGTCGTGGGCGAGATATGCTTTAATAATGGTCAAAAGTGGTCTGGTTACTACAAGAGTGCGGAAGAAACGAAGAAGATGCAGGACTCGGGGAACTGGTTTCACACCGGAGACCTGGGCTACATGGACGAGGATGGATATCTGTTCATAATAGATCGCTTGAAGGATATGCTCAAGTATCAGACCATCATGTATTACCCCAGCGAGATTGAAAGTGTCATCGCCGAAATGCCAAATGTTGTGGAGGCTTGTGTCTTTGGCATTTGGGATCCAGTTAATGGAGATAAGGCAGCCGCTTCAGTGGTCAAGAAACCAGGAACCCAACTGGAGGCCCAGGATGTGGTGGAGCATGTAAGGAAACGTATACCTGCCAAATTTAAGCAGTTGAATGGAGGAGCTTTAATTGTGGATCACATTATTCAGAGTGGCAATAGAAAACCAAACAGAGCGGCCACAAAAGCTGAGTTTTTAAGAATAATGGACAagaattag